From one Pseudactinotalea sp. HY158 genomic stretch:
- a CDS encoding DUF6328 family protein, whose protein sequence is MSDHEPDPLKRARDTLDRELDELTSELRMIIPGVTVLLAFLLSIPFTSVFSKLTPLQADVYFIAFLSTALAVVFLMGEAAYHQLRGKPYSKGRLLQTAIRQMVTALILLGVSLSAVVFLVTDMLFGTMTAALIGAGIAALIAAMWFVLPLLRRLRADD, encoded by the coding sequence ATGAGTGACCACGAGCCGGATCCCCTCAAGCGCGCGCGGGACACCCTCGATCGCGAGCTCGACGAGCTCACCTCCGAGCTGCGCATGATCATCCCGGGCGTGACCGTGCTCCTCGCCTTCCTCCTCTCGATCCCGTTCACCTCGGTGTTCTCGAAGCTCACCCCGCTGCAGGCGGACGTCTACTTCATCGCGTTCCTCTCGACCGCCCTGGCCGTCGTGTTCCTCATGGGCGAGGCCGCCTACCACCAGCTCCGAGGCAAGCCGTACAGCAAGGGACGACTGCTCCAGACGGCCATCCGGCAGATGGTCACCGCCTTGATCCTGCTCGGCGTCTCCCTGAGCGCCGTGGTGTTCCTGGTCACCGACATGCTCTTCGGCACGATGACGGCGGCACTCATCGGCGCGGGGATCGCGGCGCTCATCGCGGCGATGTGGTTCGTGCTCCCGCTGCTTCGACGGCTGCGCGCGGACGACTGA